The following proteins are encoded in a genomic region of Glycine max cultivar Williams 82 chromosome 18, Glycine_max_v4.0, whole genome shotgun sequence:
- the LOC121173983 gene encoding uncharacterized protein — MEATNLGCCKLSWGSVISKNVNLTSQKRMVRRRCESGDGWGRLVDEGMIVLRWRIKEMKRMEEANQEVPSHWMEWEKQYYAHYYDQHVFHAMELLQSYLMSLRLRPIVALGVLVLVSLSVLMCSGVGFFHALEVANSLVSYFYSSRELI, encoded by the coding sequence ATGGAAGCTACAAATCTGGGATGCTGCAAGCTTTCATGGGGGTCAGTGATTTCCAAGAACGTTAACCTAACAAGCCAGAAGCGTATGGTTAGAAGGAGGTGCGAAAGTGGGGATGGTTGGGGGAGATTGGTTGATGAGGGCATGATAGTGCTGCGTTGGCGTATAAAGGAGATGAAGAGGATGGAGGAGGCGAATCAAGAGGTTCCTTCTCATTGGATGGAGTGGGAGAAGCAGTACTATGCTCATTATTATGACCAACATGTTTTTCATGCCATGGAGTTATTGCAGTCTTATTTGATGAGCCTCAGGCTCAGACCCATTGTAGCATTAGGGGTGTTAGTCCTTGTATCTTTGAGTGTGCTCATGTGTTCCGGGGTGGGCTTCTTTCATGCCCTAGAGGTAGCAAATAGCCTCGTATCTTACTTTTACTCATCAAGGGAATTAATATAA
- the LOC100806609 gene encoding uncharacterized protein: MDEQIMSSPNILVQCRICHDEDEESNMDTPCSCCGTLKYAHKKCVQRWCNEKGDTICEICQRQLKPGYTAPPLPPLLHYGGSPINFGWNWEISRRDFQNHQFIAMFNANREFLDLDFAYSSAPSTRSLIFFRIIAIIFIVLLLLRLTLPIIFILSGARAYSLAVFMLVVLRIIGMIVPVYIMVKAIIAMQQFQYQTLDIQHSPMQAHEENEIGQSQLRVIHIQ, encoded by the exons ATGGATGAGCAAATTATGTCATCTCCTAATATATTGGTACAGTGTCGAATATGCCACGATGAGGATGAAGAGTCCAACATGGACACACCTTGTTCTTGTTGTGGCACATTGAAG TATGCACACAAAAAATGTGTTCAAAGATGGTGCAACGAGAAGGGTGATACTATATGTGAAATTTGCCAGCGG CAACTCAAGCCCGGCTATACTGCACCTCCATTGCCTCCTCTATTACATTATGGTGGTTCTCCAATAAATTTTGG ATGGAACTGGGAGATTTCAAGAAGGGATTTTCAAAACCACCAGTTCATAGCGATGTTTAATGCTAATCGTGAATTCCTAGACCTTGACTTTGCATATTCATCAGCACCTTCTACAAGAAGCTTGATATTTTTCCGCATTATTGCCATTATT TttattgttcttcttcttttacGCCTTACACTTCCAATCATATTTATACTCAGTGGAGCAAGAGCATATTCATTGGCTGTGTTTATG CTAGTAGTGTTGAGAATCATTGGAATGATTGTACCAGTATATATAATGGTTAAAGCTATTATTGCAATGCAACAGTTTCAATATCAG ACACTCGATATTCAGCATTCCCCTATGCAAGCACACGAGGAAAATGAAATAGGACAATCTCAGTTGCGTGTCATTCATATTCAGTGA